A single genomic interval of Zunongwangia sp. HGR-M22 harbors:
- a CDS encoding two-component regulator propeller domain-containing protein — MMKHNFPTIVALIFAFFCTSVFSQQMKFKTLTTNEGLSNNSVNDIISDQDGRLWIATWDGLNVYDGNQIQVFKHQFRDSTSIAGNEIRAFKKDRNGRIWILNDNNTISYYQGDGVFKNFKLSWEPETFRLTKSGEIAVKTSNSYFSYKSDHFQEISAAEILKEENYGPLQKLLKDQFPDVIINDVLKDREGNIWYASRKNGLFFIANTPQNLNNQEIIQYTYDPYSPYSFTSNEIEKLYEDDFGNIWLAHKDGGVSMTYREAQQITTVTPHPKSFPHLPNETIRGITKDQSGAVWLGYYNHGLYYFSKKTNCYIPFSIEESLMNSDWNRIRSLFTDSEGIIWVGTYAGIIKIENKKYSLITAEDFENFPANRNYSFFEDANDLWIACWGGVAKYNRKLDRFEAFDHQEELASFHVRELIKIEDTLVLATAHNGVVLFSTAKGILKTIDTENGLLGNSIYSLYQDSFSDELWIASLGGISIYKKSQGIIKNLTEADGLPSHMVYSLLPNENEVWISTTKGIAFIDKKNYAITQLPKEQGWQAQEFSEGASFQDAKGTLFFGGINGLSFFQPDAYHFTQKPINFFLKLDGKENFSKNFTKDYQDNSISISITPVTYTGLPKRSVWYKLEGIDKDWQYFNNSEISYKNLAPGDYSFKISNNTNKDQATQYFQLHIKKPFYQTFWFYTLCLALFVLIGIGFFVRRNRIAKKIRYQLEKNIEERTAVIASQKKELQDANKNLEQKNIEIAKQKEKLLNLHRDVKNKDFEVEKFQTFFLSDFKSKLNKIAALLNTEKNDTETVEREVTKLIEEISEWDYLDQISELGESVAVQIDFESLITKIYQQIGANQYNTETNCQFFKFSEENLVSLDVLRFKLLLRYLILEIFKYSGNNEKCDFKTSLHSDNVCIELKASSGLLQKEWQNITNFSPYYKAFQLLLKELCGRIEVIFSENLEITIQIPVTSVKNQSEASGILQYKHLQQAKDEDKSYILVYCEQEDSAFLNQLLNITQSDLLFEHDLHGLTSAVHQFHVAAVIIYNAAFSSDFEQVLQQPSFQRIPSLYISETINLATEERAIENGINAIANLPISPDLLNKKIAMITNTQKQAYSTKIDRINEKLDRDDVVLNPHEKTVKKALQIIEEELDNPQFNVDRLFKRLEISRTKVYRVFKEILNQSPSDVIINLRLQKAEHLLLTGNLNISEIGFECGFNDPKYFSRMFKKHFGESPKRYKKQFQKTI, encoded by the coding sequence ATGATGAAGCATAATTTCCCTACAATAGTTGCTTTAATATTTGCGTTTTTCTGCACTAGCGTGTTTTCGCAGCAAATGAAGTTTAAAACCCTAACTACCAACGAAGGTTTATCAAATAACTCTGTAAATGATATTATTAGCGATCAAGATGGCCGGCTGTGGATTGCGACCTGGGATGGTTTAAATGTTTACGATGGAAATCAGATTCAGGTTTTTAAGCATCAATTTCGAGATTCTACCAGTATTGCCGGAAATGAGATTCGTGCCTTTAAAAAAGATAGAAATGGACGTATTTGGATATTAAATGATAATAATACCATATCGTATTATCAGGGAGACGGAGTTTTTAAAAACTTCAAATTAAGTTGGGAACCAGAAACTTTTCGGTTAACTAAATCTGGAGAAATAGCCGTAAAAACTTCCAATAGTTACTTTTCTTATAAGAGCGATCATTTTCAGGAAATTTCAGCAGCCGAGATATTGAAAGAAGAAAACTACGGCCCTCTTCAGAAACTTTTAAAAGATCAGTTTCCTGATGTTATAATAAACGATGTATTAAAAGATAGGGAAGGAAATATCTGGTATGCTTCGCGTAAAAACGGATTGTTTTTTATAGCTAATACTCCCCAGAATCTCAACAATCAAGAGATAATACAATACACATACGATCCTTATTCGCCTTACAGTTTTACCAGTAACGAAATTGAAAAGCTTTATGAAGATGATTTTGGTAATATTTGGCTTGCTCATAAAGATGGCGGGGTAAGTATGACATATCGGGAAGCTCAGCAAATTACCACAGTTACTCCGCATCCAAAAAGCTTTCCGCATTTACCCAACGAAACTATTCGGGGAATTACAAAAGATCAATCCGGAGCAGTTTGGTTGGGTTATTATAACCATGGATTGTATTATTTCAGTAAAAAAACAAACTGCTATATCCCTTTTTCGATTGAAGAATCTTTAATGAATTCAGATTGGAATAGAATTCGGAGTTTATTTACAGATTCTGAAGGAATTATTTGGGTAGGAACTTATGCCGGGATTATTAAGATTGAAAACAAAAAATATTCGCTTATCACTGCTGAAGATTTTGAAAACTTTCCCGCCAATAGAAACTATTCTTTCTTTGAAGATGCTAATGATTTGTGGATTGCGTGTTGGGGTGGAGTTGCAAAATATAATAGAAAATTAGATCGTTTTGAAGCATTTGATCATCAAGAGGAATTAGCATCTTTTCATGTTCGAGAACTAATTAAAATTGAAGATACCTTGGTTTTAGCTACAGCCCATAATGGTGTCGTATTATTTTCAACAGCAAAAGGAATTTTAAAAACTATTGATACAGAAAATGGTCTTCTGGGAAATAGCATATACAGTTTATACCAGGATTCTTTTAGCGATGAATTGTGGATAGCAAGTTTAGGCGGAATTAGCATTTATAAGAAATCGCAGGGAATTATTAAAAATCTAACCGAAGCCGACGGATTGCCAAGCCATATGGTGTATAGTTTGTTGCCAAATGAAAATGAGGTTTGGATAAGTACAACCAAGGGTATAGCGTTTATTGATAAAAAAAATTATGCCATTACGCAGTTACCAAAAGAACAAGGCTGGCAGGCACAAGAATTTTCTGAGGGTGCTTCTTTTCAGGATGCGAAAGGAACCTTGTTTTTTGGAGGAATTAACGGACTCAGTTTTTTTCAGCCAGATGCTTATCATTTTACACAAAAGCCGATTAATTTTTTTCTTAAGCTAGATGGTAAAGAAAACTTCAGTAAAAACTTCACTAAAGACTACCAGGATAATTCGATTTCTATTTCAATAACTCCCGTTACTTATACAGGTTTGCCAAAGAGGAGTGTTTGGTACAAATTAGAAGGAATCGATAAAGATTGGCAGTATTTTAATAATTCAGAAATTAGCTATAAAAATTTAGCACCTGGAGATTACAGTTTTAAAATTTCGAATAATACAAATAAAGATCAGGCAACACAATATTTTCAGCTTCATATCAAAAAACCTTTTTATCAAACATTTTGGTTTTATACACTTTGCTTGGCATTATTTGTTTTAATAGGAATTGGTTTTTTTGTGAGAAGAAATAGAATCGCGAAAAAAATAAGATACCAGTTAGAGAAAAATATTGAAGAACGTACTGCGGTTATAGCTTCTCAGAAGAAAGAATTACAGGATGCAAATAAAAATTTAGAGCAAAAGAATATTGAAATTGCCAAGCAAAAAGAAAAACTTCTAAACTTACATCGAGATGTAAAAAATAAAGATTTTGAAGTTGAAAAATTCCAGACGTTCTTTTTATCAGATTTTAAATCGAAATTGAATAAAATAGCAGCGCTTTTAAATACTGAAAAAAATGATACGGAAACTGTCGAAAGAGAAGTAACCAAGCTTATCGAAGAAATTTCAGAATGGGATTATCTCGATCAGATATCAGAATTGGGAGAAAGTGTTGCCGTACAGATTGATTTTGAATCTCTTATCACTAAAATTTATCAGCAAATAGGCGCTAATCAATATAATACGGAAACAAATTGTCAATTTTTTAAGTTTTCCGAGGAAAATTTAGTCAGCTTAGATGTATTACGTTTTAAATTATTGCTAAGATATCTTATTCTGGAAATTTTTAAATACTCTGGAAATAATGAAAAATGTGATTTTAAAACCAGTTTGCATTCAGATAATGTATGTATAGAATTAAAGGCCTCGAGTGGGCTTCTTCAAAAAGAGTGGCAAAATATCACGAATTTTAGTCCGTATTACAAAGCATTTCAATTATTGCTGAAAGAACTTTGTGGTAGGATTGAAGTTATATTTTCTGAAAACTTGGAGATTACTATTCAGATTCCTGTCACTTCAGTTAAAAATCAATCGGAAGCTTCTGGAATTCTTCAGTATAAACACTTACAGCAAGCAAAAGATGAAGATAAAAGCTATATACTGGTGTATTGCGAGCAGGAGGATAGTGCATTTTTAAATCAGCTTTTAAATATAACCCAGAGCGATTTACTTTTTGAACATGATTTACACGGGTTAACATCTGCAGTACATCAATTTCATGTAGCGGCTGTTATTATTTATAATGCCGCTTTTTCGAGCGATTTTGAACAAGTGTTACAACAACCTTCATTTCAGCGTATACCAAGTTTATATATTTCAGAAACAATTAATCTGGCAACGGAAGAACGGGCAATTGAAAACGGAATAAACGCTATTGCAAATTTACCGATAAGTCCCGATTTGTTGAATAAAAAGATTGCAATGATTACCAATACGCAAAAGCAAGCGTATTCTACCAAAATAGATCGAATAAACGAGAAACTGGATCGTGATGATGTGGTTTTAAATCCACATGAAAAAACGGTAAAAAAAGCATTACAGATTATTGAAGAAGAACTGGATAACCCTCAATTTAATGTAGATCGACTTTTTAAGCGTTTAGAAATATCCAGAACTAAAGTATATAGGGTTTTTAAAGAAATTTTAAATCAATCTCCATCTGATGTTATTATAAACCTGCGATTACAAAAAGCAGAGCATTTATTACTTACCGGAAACCTAAATATTAGCGAAATAGGTTTTGAATGCGGCTTTAACGATCCCAAATACTTCAGTAGAATGTTTAAAAAACACTTTGGTGAAAGTCCGAAGCGCTATAAAAAACAGTTCCAAAAAACAATCTAA
- a CDS encoding DoxX family protein, whose amino-acid sequence MKTSIFQNIMRVVLGVMMTLAGIGHLTFQRGEFQAQVPRWLPSSPEFMDFVVIASGVVEISLGLCLIFWVSKKVKIGLFLAIFYILIFPGNISQYTNGIDAFGLDTDQKRLIRLFFQPVLILWALWSTGALKYLLKKKNS is encoded by the coding sequence ATGAAAACTTCGATATTTCAAAATATTATGCGGGTGGTTCTTGGCGTAATGATGACACTGGCAGGTATTGGACACCTTACCTTTCAACGAGGGGAATTCCAGGCACAGGTACCACGATGGTTACCAAGCTCACCAGAATTTATGGATTTTGTGGTAATTGCATCTGGTGTCGTGGAAATTTCGCTAGGCTTATGTCTTATCTTTTGGGTTAGTAAAAAAGTTAAGATTGGATTATTTTTAGCGATTTTTTATATTCTAATTTTCCCGGGAAACATTTCACAGTATACCAATGGAATCGATGCTTTTGGTTTAGACACCGATCAAAAAAGATTAATCCGATTATTCTTTCAGCCTGTATTAATTTTATGGGCGCTATGGTCTACAGGTGCTTTAAAATATTTGTTGAAAAAGAAAAATTCTTAG
- a CDS encoding glycoside hydrolase family 2 protein, with the protein MIFRRFLIAVILFFGSLSGFAQENLIINTQNRKQVSLNGTWHYLIDPYETGFYNYRYKEKGEKDPEAYWNNPNPHKKTDRKEHEYSDDYTLEVPGDWNSKDDVFKYYEGSVWYQREFDKPELDKEERVFLYFGAVNYEVHVYLNGKKLGMHKGGFTPFNFEIPQEMLQKSGNFLVVKVDNKRYADEVPTLNTDWWNYGGITRDVKLIITPQNFIQQYALHLDQSQDIEKSIKRKKFNISGYFKLNGPNTSSEEKVTIEIPEIGLKKKVDIVGSEATFNFDAKKIELWSPENPKLYEVEFTLGETTLTDQIGFRKVEVSGKDVLLNGKEIFMRGISLHEEFAPEVRRANTKDDASKLFGWVKDLNANMVRLAHYPHNEYMTRAADSLGILVWSEIPVYWTIDFKNNEVLEKAKKQLDEMIIRDQNRASVIIWSVGNETPVSEARTRFMKSLVMHAKEKDNTRLISAALEVGYNRGKNYIDDPLGEYTDIVSVNEYLGWYGDLPHAKVKSKWETAYKKPLFFSETGAGAKGGFHADKETRWSEEFQEWYFEETLKMMEQMPDNFMGLSPWILVDFRSPKRNNPKFQEGWNRKGLIDNQGNKKKAFYTLKKYYEKKEKEYED; encoded by the coding sequence ATGATTTTTAGAAGATTTCTTATAGCAGTTATACTATTTTTCGGTTCTCTGTCTGGATTTGCACAAGAGAATTTGATTATAAACACGCAAAATAGAAAGCAGGTTTCCTTAAACGGAACATGGCATTACCTTATTGATCCTTACGAGACTGGTTTTTACAACTACAGGTATAAAGAAAAAGGTGAAAAAGATCCCGAAGCCTATTGGAATAATCCCAACCCTCATAAAAAAACAGATAGAAAAGAACATGAATATAGCGACGATTATACGCTAGAAGTGCCGGGAGATTGGAATTCTAAGGATGATGTTTTTAAATATTACGAAGGATCGGTTTGGTACCAACGAGAATTTGATAAACCAGAATTGGATAAAGAGGAACGTGTTTTTCTATATTTTGGTGCAGTTAACTACGAAGTTCATGTATATTTAAACGGAAAGAAATTAGGAATGCATAAGGGCGGCTTTACGCCTTTCAATTTTGAAATTCCCCAAGAAATGCTTCAAAAATCGGGGAACTTTCTAGTCGTTAAGGTGGATAATAAGCGTTATGCCGATGAAGTTCCTACCTTAAATACCGATTGGTGGAATTATGGCGGAATTACACGGGATGTAAAATTAATTATAACACCACAGAATTTTATTCAGCAATATGCTTTGCATTTAGATCAGTCACAGGATATTGAAAAATCTATAAAGCGCAAGAAGTTTAATATTTCAGGGTATTTTAAATTGAATGGCCCTAATACTTCTTCCGAAGAAAAAGTTACTATTGAAATTCCTGAAATCGGCCTAAAGAAAAAAGTCGATATTGTTGGTTCTGAAGCAACTTTTAATTTTGATGCCAAAAAAATTGAATTATGGTCGCCTGAAAATCCAAAGCTTTACGAAGTTGAATTTACTTTGGGAGAAACAACGTTGACCGATCAGATCGGGTTTAGAAAAGTTGAAGTTTCCGGTAAAGATGTTTTGCTTAACGGAAAAGAGATTTTTATGCGCGGCATAAGTTTGCATGAAGAATTTGCTCCTGAAGTTCGCAGAGCAAACACTAAAGATGATGCCAGTAAATTATTTGGTTGGGTTAAAGACTTAAATGCGAATATGGTTCGATTAGCGCATTACCCGCATAACGAATATATGACGAGAGCTGCAGATTCATTAGGAATTTTAGTGTGGAGTGAAATACCGGTGTACTGGACAATTGATTTTAAAAATAATGAAGTTTTAGAAAAAGCTAAGAAGCAATTAGATGAAATGATCATTAGAGATCAAAACAGAGCATCTGTAATAATCTGGTCGGTGGGTAATGAAACCCCTGTTAGTGAAGCCCGAACCAGGTTTATGAAAAGTTTGGTGATGCACGCTAAAGAAAAGGATAATACAAGATTAATTTCAGCAGCTTTGGAAGTTGGCTATAATCGAGGTAAAAACTATATCGACGATCCGCTTGGAGAGTATACCGATATTGTTTCGGTAAATGAATATTTGGGCTGGTATGGTGATTTACCTCACGCCAAAGTAAAATCAAAATGGGAAACGGCTTATAAAAAGCCCTTATTTTTCAGCGAAACCGGGGCAGGAGCAAAAGGCGGATTTCATGCTGACAAAGAAACGCGATGGAGTGAAGAATTTCAGGAATGGTATTTTGAAGAAACTCTAAAGATGATGGAGCAGATGCCAGATAATTTTATGGGATTATCCCCCTGGATACTGGTAGATTTTAGATCTCCAAAGCGCAATAATCCTAAATTTCAGGAAGGCTGGAACCGTAAAGGTTTAATAGACAATCAGGGAAATAAGAAAAAAGCTTTTTATACCTTAAAAAAGTATTACGAAAAGAAAGAAAAGGAATACGAAGATTAA
- a CDS encoding SDR family oxidoreductase produces the protein MKVLIIGAHGKVGQRISKAMSASEDFEPTAFIRKEEQKPLFQEMGVATVVESLENTPEAIGNVIKNYDAVVFSAGSGGNTGDDKTIEIDLDGAIKSINQAEKQGVKRFVMVSASHTDDRSYWGKVDGMKTYYTAKHYADLELKRSSLDYTILRPVLLTVDDVAGKIMMSENPDEVNSEIPRQAVAETVLAVLQNPKSKGKIIEMSKGDHTISEALDKFLA, from the coding sequence ATGAAAGTTTTAATTATTGGAGCTCACGGAAAAGTTGGTCAACGAATTTCTAAAGCAATGAGTGCTTCTGAAGATTTTGAACCAACTGCATTTATTAGAAAAGAAGAGCAAAAGCCACTTTTTCAAGAAATGGGAGTGGCCACAGTAGTAGAAAGTTTAGAAAATACACCTGAAGCTATAGGAAATGTAATTAAGAATTATGATGCGGTGGTTTTCTCAGCCGGATCTGGAGGTAATACCGGTGACGATAAAACTATTGAAATAGATTTAGATGGCGCTATCAAATCTATTAATCAAGCTGAAAAGCAAGGAGTAAAACGATTTGTAATGGTAAGTGCTTCACATACAGATGATCGTTCATATTGGGGTAAAGTAGACGGAATGAAAACCTATTACACCGCAAAACACTATGCAGATTTAGAGCTAAAAAGAAGTTCTTTAGATTACACAATTTTGCGCCCAGTTCTTTTAACCGTTGATGATGTAGCTGGCAAAATAATGATGTCTGAAAATCCCGATGAAGTCAATTCTGAAATTCCACGCCAGGCAGTAGCAGAAACTGTTTTGGCCGTATTGCAAAATCCAAAATCAAAAGGTAAAATTATAGAAATGAGTAAAGGCGATCACACAATAAGCGAAGCCTTAGACAAATTTCTTGCTTAA
- a CDS encoding SusC/RagA family TonB-linked outer membrane protein: protein MKNYYLFVLFSIFCVSGVMAQYTLKGTVVSKSDGMPLPGVTIVANNNSGNGTVTDFDGNFILEVNKENGTITSSYIGFKSQTKNYSGNESLEIVLEESVDALDEIVLIGYGSSEKRDLTSAVASVGNMESLESRPVSNFSDFLQGNLPGVTVAQDGGDPSSSSNITIRGLGTLNGQSPLTVVDGVPYYGPPINPNDIESVSVLKDAASAAIYGAQAASGVIVIQTKKGKVGKMRVNLDAYAGFQSANNLPTPLNAEENNFVYNTAADNAGASRVSAHNPDQNPWGAVTRTDWMDEIFRDASIYNLNANISGASEKGSYLTSFGYNKVDGVLVGTSKDRYSFRVKSDYDFNDKITIGENVYFSKSEAVGTNTSNGYSGAIINAIYMPAAASVYNEDGTYQGVVPQSLSDFGGAYGDVYNPVALLKRPTISNPVNYLNANVYLNYDILEGLTFKTNYSYALTDTKSKRFQPRVPEIGRSDAQNYLYQSYSDENRWIWDNQLNYKKSFGKHNLDLTAIYSSQHTDYEYYYQEGRGFASEGEFNHYMGNATSLQPAQTDVYEDVLTSAIGRAMYNYDRTYYLSASIRRDETSRLASDNKSDYFPSISGAVRLSNLPAIEDIYSLSDLKLRASWGQIGNINTVGYYSFDVPMQTSLAVMGEQGAYDANGLYLGRQSNSNLKWETSESFDIGLDASLFKNKLSITADYFSKKTKGMIIPGLADAHQGFEAPDVNGGEVKNTGWELSVSYKEKINDFSYNIFGNVSQIDNELINLNGYNEAGIDFIQNSDDVRGVLRPFRSAVGENLYSYFLVPQTGIFQSQDEINAYTNSNGDLIQPNAKPGDFKFEDTNGDGKIDSGDRKFVGSYLPDFTYSFGLNLNYQNWDLNALFQGVSGAKAFNAYKYSTYNASLQGYNLDNRVLNAWTPENTGTDIPRLATSDDNANFGTNSTWYLENASYLRLKNITLGYTLPRHTMESIFEGSSLRIYASADNVFTITDYEGMDPEVGNNGLDVGRYPLSSKYVVGLSLSF, encoded by the coding sequence ATGAAAAATTACTATTTGTTTGTGCTTTTTAGCATTTTTTGCGTGTCGGGCGTCATGGCGCAGTACACGCTAAAGGGAACGGTAGTCTCAAAATCGGACGGGATGCCACTTCCTGGGGTTACAATTGTTGCGAATAATAATAGTGGTAACGGAACTGTTACCGATTTTGATGGTAACTTTATCCTGGAAGTTAATAAGGAAAATGGAACTATCACCTCTAGTTATATAGGCTTTAAATCCCAAACCAAGAATTACAGCGGAAATGAGTCTTTAGAGATTGTTTTAGAAGAATCTGTTGATGCTTTAGATGAAATTGTACTTATTGGTTATGGTTCTTCAGAGAAACGAGACCTTACCTCAGCAGTTGCTTCTGTAGGAAATATGGAAAGTTTAGAAAGCCGCCCGGTTTCAAATTTCTCAGATTTCTTACAAGGAAATTTACCTGGTGTAACAGTTGCTCAGGATGGAGGGGATCCTTCCTCTTCTTCTAATATCACCATTCGTGGTTTAGGAACATTAAATGGACAATCTCCATTAACTGTTGTAGATGGGGTACCTTATTACGGCCCTCCAATTAATCCTAATGATATTGAATCTGTAAGTGTTTTGAAAGATGCCGCTTCTGCTGCTATTTATGGTGCACAAGCAGCTTCAGGAGTAATAGTTATTCAAACTAAAAAAGGTAAAGTTGGGAAAATGCGTGTAAATCTTGATGCTTACGCAGGTTTCCAATCAGCAAATAATTTACCCACTCCGCTAAATGCAGAGGAAAACAATTTTGTGTATAACACCGCTGCAGATAATGCAGGAGCTTCCAGAGTATCTGCTCATAATCCAGATCAGAATCCATGGGGTGCGGTAACTCGTACAGATTGGATGGATGAAATTTTTAGAGATGCTTCCATATATAATCTGAATGCTAATATTAGTGGAGCTTCTGAAAAAGGAAGCTATTTAACCTCTTTCGGATATAACAAGGTAGATGGTGTATTAGTAGGTACTAGTAAAGATCGTTATTCTTTTAGGGTGAAATCTGATTACGATTTTAATGATAAAATCACTATTGGTGAAAATGTATATTTCTCAAAATCTGAAGCGGTTGGAACCAATACTTCCAACGGATATTCAGGAGCAATCATCAATGCTATTTATATGCCGGCAGCAGCTTCTGTTTATAACGAAGACGGAACTTACCAAGGTGTAGTACCGCAAAGTCTATCAGATTTTGGTGGAGCTTATGGTGATGTTTATAATCCGGTAGCTTTATTAAAACGTCCTACGATTAGCAATCCCGTAAATTATCTAAATGCGAATGTGTATTTAAACTATGACATTCTTGAGGGCTTAACTTTTAAAACCAATTACTCTTATGCTTTAACCGATACTAAAAGTAAGCGCTTTCAGCCTAGAGTTCCGGAAATTGGAAGATCTGATGCTCAAAATTATTTATACCAGAGTTATTCTGATGAAAATCGATGGATTTGGGATAATCAATTGAACTATAAAAAATCGTTCGGTAAGCATAATTTAGATCTTACCGCTATATACTCTTCTCAGCATACCGATTATGAGTATTATTATCAGGAAGGAAGAGGTTTTGCTAGCGAAGGTGAGTTTAACCATTATATGGGAAATGCCACTTCACTGCAACCTGCACAAACTGATGTTTATGAAGATGTATTAACTTCAGCCATTGGTAGAGCTATGTATAATTACGACCGTACGTATTATTTATCGGCAAGTATTCGTAGAGATGAAACTTCCAGATTGGCTTCAGATAATAAATCAGATTATTTCCCATCGATTTCAGGAGCGGTTCGTTTATCAAATTTACCGGCTATTGAAGATATTTACAGTTTAAGCGATTTGAAATTAAGAGCTTCTTGGGGGCAGATAGGAAATATCAATACCGTAGGTTACTACTCTTTTGATGTTCCCATGCAAACTAGCTTAGCCGTTATGGGCGAGCAAGGTGCTTATGATGCAAATGGTTTGTATTTAGGCCGTCAATCAAATTCAAATTTGAAATGGGAAACTTCAGAATCTTTTGATATAGGTTTGGATGCAAGTCTATTCAAAAATAAACTAAGCATTACCGCAGATTATTTTTCAAAGAAAACTAAAGGAATGATTATTCCTGGTTTAGCTGATGCACATCAAGGTTTTGAAGCCCCCGATGTAAATGGTGGTGAAGTGAAAAATACCGGATGGGAGCTATCGGTTTCTTATAAAGAAAAGATTAATGATTTTAGTTATAACATCTTCGGTAATGTAAGTCAAATTGATAATGAGTTAATCAATTTAAACGGTTATAATGAAGCAGGTATCGATTTTATTCAGAATAGCGATGATGTAAGAGGGGTTTTAAGACCTTTTAGATCTGCAGTAGGAGAGAATTTATATTCTTACTTTTTGGTACCGCAAACCGGAATATTTCAATCTCAGGATGAAATTAATGCATATACTAACAGTAACGGCGACTTAATACAGCCTAATGCAAAACCCGGAGATTTTAAATTTGAAGATACTAATGGTGATGGTAAAATCGATAGTGGAGACCGTAAATTTGTAGGTAGCTATCTGCCAGATTTCACCTATAGTTTTGGATTAAATTTAAATTACCAAAACTGGGATTTAAATGCATTATTCCAGGGAGTCTCAGGAGCTAAAGCTTTTAATGCTTATAAGTATTCTACTTATAACGCTTCTTTACAAGGTTACAATCTTGATAATCGTGTGTTAAATGCATGGACACCAGAAAATACCGGAACAGATATTCCAAGATTAGCTACAAGTGATGATAATGCTAACTTCGGTACTAACTCTACTTGGTATTTAGAAAATGCTTCTTATTTACGTTTAAAAAACATCACATTAGGTTATACGTTACCTCGACACACGATGGAAAGTATTTTTGAAGGTTCTTCATTACGTATTTACGCTTCAGCCGATAATGTATTTACCATTACTGATTATGAAGGGATGGATCCTGAAGTAGGAAACAATGGTTTGGATGTAGGTAGGTATCCATTGTCTTCCAAGTATGTAGTTGGTTTATCCTTATCATTTTAA